The following coding sequences are from one Halorubrum sp. BOL3-1 window:
- a CDS encoding 50S ribosomal protein L13 → MSLAKVDADVVVDARDCILGRVSSEVAQRALAGETVAVVNAERAVITGNEESTMETYHTRAELGSDSGPYHPKRPDRIFKRAIRGMLPYKSEDGREAFSNVRVYVGNPYERDEDVEATVLDGTSLDRLSNIKFTTLGDISESLGANITW, encoded by the coding sequence ATGAGTCTCGCGAAGGTAGACGCGGACGTCGTCGTCGACGCCCGCGACTGCATCCTCGGTCGCGTCTCCTCGGAGGTCGCCCAGCGCGCCCTCGCCGGGGAGACCGTCGCCGTCGTCAACGCCGAGCGCGCCGTCATCACCGGTAACGAGGAGTCGACGATGGAGACGTACCACACCCGCGCGGAGCTGGGCTCCGACAGCGGGCCGTACCACCCCAAGCGTCCGGACCGCATCTTCAAGCGTGCCATCCGCGGCATGCTGCCGTACAAGTCGGAGGACGGTCGCGAGGCGTTCTCGAACGTGCGCGTGTACGTCGGGAACCCCTACGAGCGCGACGAGGACGTCGAGGCGACGGTCCTCGACGGCACCTCACTCGACCGCCTCTCGAACATCAAATTCACGACGCTCGGGGACATCTCCGAGTCCCTGGGAGCCAACATCACATGGTAA
- the mvk gene encoding mevalonate kinase, with protein sequence MTVCEAPGKVYLFGEHAVVYGEPAVPAAVERRATVTAEPREDDHVRVEAEDLSLDGFTVEYSGGTGDRPDIDVPTPLVEAAMGYVDAAVEQARDAADAPDAGFDIAVESDIPLGAGLGSSAAVVVAGIDAATRALDEPLDRRELADRAYRAEYDVQDGQASRADTFCSTMGGAVRVEGDDCEPIDAPNLPFVVGFDGGAGDTGELVAGVRELRAEHGFAADTVESIGEIVRTGEELLATAAADAEPEPALLAELGELMDFNHGLLSALGVSARSLDAMVWAARDAGAHGAKLTGAGGGGCVVALDETDATETALSFTQGCEEAFRAELTTEGVRVVES encoded by the coding sequence ATGACAGTCTGTGAAGCGCCGGGGAAGGTGTACCTCTTCGGCGAACACGCCGTCGTCTACGGGGAGCCGGCCGTGCCGGCGGCCGTCGAGCGACGCGCCACGGTGACCGCCGAGCCGCGCGAGGACGACCACGTGCGCGTCGAGGCCGAGGACCTCTCTCTGGACGGGTTCACGGTGGAGTACTCGGGCGGCACCGGCGACCGCCCCGACATCGACGTGCCGACGCCGCTCGTCGAGGCCGCGATGGGCTACGTCGACGCCGCGGTCGAGCAGGCGCGCGACGCCGCGGACGCACCGGACGCCGGTTTCGACATCGCCGTCGAGAGCGACATCCCGCTCGGCGCCGGGTTGGGTTCGTCGGCGGCCGTAGTCGTGGCCGGCATCGACGCCGCGACCCGCGCGCTCGACGAGCCGCTCGACCGCCGCGAGCTTGCCGACCGGGCGTATCGGGCCGAGTACGACGTTCAGGACGGGCAGGCGTCGCGCGCCGACACGTTCTGCTCGACGATGGGCGGCGCGGTCCGCGTCGAGGGAGACGACTGCGAGCCGATCGACGCCCCGAACCTCCCGTTCGTCGTCGGCTTCGACGGCGGCGCGGGCGACACCGGCGAACTGGTCGCGGGCGTCCGGGAGTTACGAGCCGAACACGGATTCGCCGCGGACACGGTGGAATCCATCGGCGAGATCGTCAGGACGGGCGAGGAACTGCTCGCGACGGCCGCGGCCGACGCGGAGCCGGAACCGGCGCTGCTCGCGGAGCTGGGAGAGCTGATGGACTTCAACCACGGGCTGCTCTCGGCGCTCGGCGTCTCCGCCCGGTCGCTCGACGCGATGGTCTGGGCGGCGCGGGACGCGGGCGCGCACGGCGCGAAGCTCACCGGCGCGGGCGGCGGCGGCTGCGTCGTCGCGCTCGACGAGACCGACGCGACCGAGACCGCCCTCTCCTTCACGCAGGGCTGCGAGGAGGCGTTTCGCGCCGAGTTGACGACGGAGGGCGTCCGGGTGGTGGAGTCGTGA
- a CDS encoding 30S ribosomal protein S4, protein MSTGKNTKGYETPNHPYQGERIAEESDLLSRYGLKNKEEFWRAQSELRNMRREARRLLGEAQGDVDAAQDAGSEFVSRLRRIGILGDNDDISTVLSLDVTDLLERRFQTVVYRQGFASSAQQARQFIVHGHITVDGARVTRPSVKVDVDDEDAIAFDENSPLADDLHPERAESQE, encoded by the coding sequence ATGAGTACCGGAAAGAACACCAAGGGCTACGAGACGCCGAACCACCCGTACCAGGGCGAGCGCATCGCCGAGGAGTCCGATCTCCTCTCGCGGTACGGTCTGAAGAACAAAGAGGAGTTCTGGCGCGCCCAGTCCGAGCTGCGCAATATGCGTCGGGAGGCCCGACGGCTGCTCGGCGAGGCGCAGGGCGACGTCGACGCCGCCCAGGACGCCGGTTCGGAGTTCGTCTCGCGGCTCCGTCGCATCGGCATCCTCGGCGACAACGACGACATCTCGACGGTTCTGTCGCTCGACGTGACCGACCTGCTGGAGCGCCGCTTCCAGACGGTCGTCTACCGCCAGGGATTCGCCTCCTCGGCCCAGCAGGCCCGCCAGTTCATCGTCCACGGCCACATCACCGTCGACGGCGCTCGCGTCACGCGCCCGTCGGTGAAGGTGGACGTCGACGACGAGGACGCCATCGCCTTCGACGAGAACAGTCCGCTCGCGGACGATCTCCACCCCGAGCGCGCGGAGTCACAGGAGTAA
- a CDS encoding DNA-directed RNA polymerase subunit N: protein MMIPVRCFTCGNVVGEHWEEFKERAREGDEDPGEVLDDLGVDRHCCRRMMVSHKDLVDVVSPYQ from the coding sequence ATGATGATCCCCGTCCGGTGTTTCACGTGCGGCAACGTCGTGGGTGAACACTGGGAAGAGTTCAAAGAGCGGGCTCGCGAGGGCGACGAAGACCCCGGCGAGGTGCTCGACGACCTCGGGGTCGACCGGCACTGTTGTCGGCGCATGATGGTGAGTCACAAGGACCTCGTCGACGTCGTCTCGCCGTACCAGTAA
- a CDS encoding DNA-directed RNA polymerase subunit D: MTEDEFDVQYVERDERSARVLIRGLTPAFANGIRRAMIADVPTFSIDTVRFVENSSVMFDEMIGLRLGLVPLTTPLDDFEVGDEVTLALDVEGPATAYSGDIESSDPLVGVADDNVPIIELKEGQRLEFEADAVLDTGKEHAKHQGGVSVGYRHLQRVSVEGDRGEFDDDEPNILRGVIETPEGDVELSEEFDSDLSERFPGKEVAVEDVSGAFVFHIETDGSFDVEELLLRAIDSIEERADELQTKVAV; encoded by the coding sequence ATGACCGAAGACGAATTCGACGTCCAGTACGTCGAACGGGACGAACGCAGCGCGCGGGTGCTGATCCGCGGGCTCACGCCGGCGTTCGCAAACGGCATCCGCCGGGCGATGATCGCCGACGTCCCGACGTTCTCGATCGACACCGTTCGGTTCGTCGAGAACTCCTCGGTCATGTTCGACGAGATGATCGGACTCCGTCTGGGACTCGTTCCCCTGACGACCCCGCTCGACGACTTCGAGGTCGGCGACGAGGTCACCCTCGCGCTCGACGTCGAAGGCCCGGCGACCGCGTACTCGGGGGACATCGAGAGCAGCGACCCGCTCGTCGGTGTCGCCGACGATAACGTCCCGATCATCGAGCTGAAGGAGGGGCAACGGTTGGAGTTCGAGGCCGACGCTGTCCTCGACACCGGTAAAGAGCACGCCAAACACCAGGGCGGCGTCTCCGTCGGCTACCGTCACCTCCAGCGCGTCTCGGTCGAGGGCGACCGCGGCGAGTTCGACGACGACGAGCCGAACATCCTCCGCGGCGTCATCGAGACGCCCGAGGGGGATGTCGAACTCTCCGAGGAGTTCGACAGCGACCTCTCGGAACGGTTCCCCGGGAAGGAGGTCGCGGTCGAGGACGTGTCGGGCGCGTTCGTCTTCCACATCGAGACGGACGGCTCGTTCGACGTTGAGGAACTACTGCTCCGCGCGATCGACTCCATCGAGGAGCGCGCGGACGAACTACAGACGAAAGTCGCGGTATAA
- a CDS encoding 30S ribosomal protein S11 — protein sequence MSESEDGDKWGIAHVYASFNNTLITVTDETGAETIAKSSGGTVVKQNRDEASPYAAMQMAEVVAERVKDAGLEGVHVRVRGPGGNLNKSTGPGAQATIRALSRAGVEIGRIEDVTPIPHDGTKAPKNKRV from the coding sequence ATGAGTGAATCCGAAGACGGAGACAAGTGGGGCATCGCCCACGTGTACGCGTCGTTCAACAACACGCTCATCACGGTCACCGACGAGACGGGCGCAGAGACGATTGCCAAGTCGTCCGGCGGCACCGTAGTGAAGCAGAACCGCGACGAGGCGTCGCCGTACGCCGCCATGCAGATGGCGGAGGTCGTCGCCGAGCGAGTCAAGGACGCCGGCCTGGAGGGCGTACACGTTCGCGTGCGCGGTCCCGGCGGCAACCTCAACAAGTCCACCGGTCCCGGTGCGCAGGCGACGATTCGCGCGCTCTCGCGTGCGGGCGTCGAGATCGGCCGGATCGAGGACGTCACGCCCATCCCGCACGACGGGACGAAGGCGCCGAAGAACAAGCGAGTCTGA
- a CDS encoding isopentenyl phosphate kinase, whose protein sequence is MTEVDSGGGSGEDAAVDGFEPPVVLKLGGSLITEKTRPETLDDAALDAACDAVAEALASGAVDRLVVVHGGGSFGHHHASEHGVSTTAGTRDADAVAAIHGAMKRLNADVGERLRERGVPAVPVHPLSLAARVDGADGELGLPLGSTATLLDEGFVPVLHGDGVATAGSGVTVVSGDELVVDLATGLGARRVGVCSTVPGVLDGDGDVIREIDEFAAVADALGASDATDVSGGMAAKVRELLALDAPAHVFGADGLTPFLRGEDAGTRVD, encoded by the coding sequence GTGACGGAAGTCGATTCGGGGGGCGGGAGCGGCGAGGACGCCGCGGTCGACGGCTTCGAACCCCCCGTCGTCCTCAAGCTCGGCGGGAGCCTGATCACTGAGAAGACCCGGCCGGAGACGCTGGACGACGCGGCGCTCGACGCCGCCTGCGACGCCGTTGCCGAGGCGCTCGCGTCGGGCGCGGTCGACCGGCTCGTCGTCGTCCACGGCGGCGGGAGCTTCGGCCACCACCACGCCAGCGAACACGGGGTGTCGACGACCGCCGGCACGCGCGACGCCGACGCCGTGGCGGCGATCCACGGTGCGATGAAGCGGCTGAACGCGGACGTGGGAGAGCGGCTCCGCGAGCGGGGCGTCCCCGCGGTTCCCGTTCATCCGCTGTCGCTCGCGGCGCGGGTCGACGGGGCGGACGGCGAACTCGGCCTCCCGCTCGGGTCGACGGCGACGCTGCTCGACGAGGGGTTCGTTCCCGTCCTCCACGGCGACGGCGTCGCGACCGCGGGTTCGGGGGTCACGGTCGTCTCCGGGGACGAGCTGGTCGTCGACCTCGCGACCGGGCTGGGCGCGCGCCGCGTGGGCGTCTGTTCGACGGTCCCCGGCGTCCTCGACGGGGATGGGGACGTGATCCGCGAGATCGACGAGTTCGCGGCGGTCGCGGACGCGCTCGGCGCGAGCGACGCGACGGACGTCTCGGGCGGGATGGCCGCGAAGGTGCGGGAACTGCTCGCGCTCGACGCGCCGGCGCACGTGTTCGGGGCCGACGGCCTGACGCCGTTTCTGCGCGGCGAGGACGCCGGGACGCGGGTCGACTGA
- a CDS encoding 30S ribosomal protein S9, translated as MVTNTSGKKKTAVARATVREGEGRVRINSQPVELVEPEQARLKMLEPFRIAGEDLRDGVDIDVDVEGGGFSGQADATRTAIARGLVQHLGDAELRDAYMGFDRTLLVNDVRQSEPKKWGGPGARARYQKSYR; from the coding sequence ATGGTAACAAACACTTCAGGCAAAAAGAAGACGGCCGTCGCCCGCGCCACAGTGCGCGAGGGCGAGGGTCGCGTTCGCATCAACTCCCAGCCGGTCGAGCTGGTCGAACCGGAACAAGCGCGCCTCAAGATGCTGGAGCCGTTCCGCATCGCCGGCGAGGACCTCCGCGACGGCGTCGACATCGACGTCGACGTCGAGGGCGGCGGCTTCAGCGGACAGGCTGACGCGACGCGGACCGCCATCGCCCGCGGCCTCGTCCAGCACCTCGGCGACGCCGAGCTGCGCGACGCGTACATGGGCTTCGACCGTACCCTACTGGTCAACGACGTGCGCCAGTCCGAACCCAAGAAGTGGGGCGGACCGGGCGCACGCGCGCGCTACCAGAAGTCCTACCGCTGA
- a CDS encoding 30S ribosomal protein S13: MSTEESQDGSPEEEEDLQYFVRIGGADLDGTKTVERSLSELDGIGTRTARLVAEKADVDRNATFGLLDEGDIDAVVDIAENLEDHVPSWMTNRQNDFFSGETTHLVGTDVDEKRRHDINRMKIIESYKGVRHKRGQKVRGQRTKSTGRSEGTIGVNVEEIREEMADEEEGDDE; the protein is encoded by the coding sequence ATGAGCACGGAAGAATCACAGGACGGCTCGCCGGAGGAGGAGGAAGACCTCCAGTACTTCGTTCGGATCGGGGGCGCGGACCTCGACGGGACGAAGACGGTCGAGCGGAGCCTGTCCGAACTCGACGGCATCGGCACGCGCACGGCGCGGCTGGTCGCCGAGAAGGCCGACGTGGACCGAAACGCCACGTTCGGGCTCCTCGACGAGGGTGACATCGACGCGGTGGTCGACATCGCGGAGAACCTCGAAGACCACGTCCCGTCGTGGATGACGAACAGACAGAACGACTTCTTCTCCGGAGAGACGACGCACCTCGTCGGCACCGACGTCGACGAGAAGCGCCGTCACGACATCAACCGGATGAAGATCATCGAATCGTACAAGGGCGTGCGTCATAAGCGCGGCCAGAAGGTACGCGGCCAGCGCACCAAGTCCACGGGTCGCTCGGAGGGGACCATCGGGGTCAACGTCGAGGAGATCCGCGAGGAGATGGCCGACGAAGAGGAGGGTGACGACGAATGA
- a CDS encoding 50S ribosomal protein L18e, whose translation MSSKTNPKLQNLIADLKSVSRDSGANVWQDVADRLEKPRRTHAEVNLGRIERYAQEDETVVVPGKVLGSGVLETNVTVAAVDFSGTARTKIDQTGEAVTLEQFIEQNPEGSNVRVVR comes from the coding sequence ATGAGTAGCAAGACGAACCCGAAACTACAGAACCTCATCGCCGATCTGAAGTCGGTCTCGCGAGATTCCGGTGCCAACGTGTGGCAGGATGTCGCCGACCGATTAGAGAAGCCACGGCGCACGCACGCTGAGGTCAACCTGGGCCGCATCGAGCGGTACGCTCAGGAAGACGAGACGGTCGTCGTCCCCGGCAAGGTGCTGGGCAGCGGTGTGCTCGAAACGAACGTCACCGTCGCCGCGGTCGACTTTTCCGGGACCGCCCGGACGAAGATCGACCAGACCGGCGAAGCGGTGACGCTGGAACAGTTCATCGAACAGAACCCCGAAGGAAGCAACGTCCGGGTGGTCCGATGA
- the rpsB gene encoding 30S ribosomal protein S2: MSEDNDAVELDDDAETEAVDAAVEEEADTTEEPTADAGAEGASADAETGTADAESEAADGADATEDAGDDTVDEEDASPFDDDVMPDDDVDLLIPVEDYLSAGVHIGTQQKTKDMERFIHRVRDDGLYVLDVSLTDDRIRTAADFLGNYNPEQILVTSSRQYGRFPAEKFADAIGARARTGRFIPGTLTNPDYAGYIEPDIVVVTDPIGDAQAVKEAITVGIPVIAMCDSNNQLSNVDLVIPTNNKGRRALSVVYWLLANETLDRRNADTVFALDDFEDEL, translated from the coding sequence ATGAGCGAAGACAACGACGCGGTCGAACTCGACGACGACGCGGAGACCGAGGCGGTCGACGCGGCGGTCGAGGAGGAGGCCGACACGACCGAGGAACCGACCGCCGACGCGGGTGCCGAGGGGGCGTCCGCCGACGCCGAGACTGGGACCGCCGACGCCGAGAGCGAGGCGGCCGACGGGGCCGACGCGACCGAAGACGCGGGCGACGACACCGTGGACGAGGAGGACGCCTCCCCGTTCGACGACGACGTCATGCCCGACGACGACGTCGACCTGCTGATTCCCGTCGAGGACTACCTCTCCGCGGGTGTCCACATCGGGACCCAGCAGAAGACGAAGGACATGGAGCGGTTCATCCACCGCGTCCGCGACGACGGGCTGTACGTCCTCGACGTGAGCCTGACCGACGACCGGATCCGCACGGCCGCGGACTTCCTCGGGAACTACAACCCCGAGCAGATCCTCGTCACGTCCTCGCGGCAGTACGGCCGATTCCCGGCCGAGAAGTTCGCGGACGCCATCGGCGCCCGCGCTCGTACGGGGCGCTTCATCCCCGGTACGCTGACGAACCCAGACTACGCCGGCTACATCGAGCCGGACATCGTCGTGGTGACTGACCCGATCGGTGACGCGCAGGCGGTCAAGGAGGCCATCACCGTCGGCATCCCGGTCATCGCGATGTGCGACTCCAACAACCAGCTGTCGAACGTCGACCTCGTCATCCCGACGAACAACAAGGGTCGACGCGCGCTGTCGGTCGTCTACTGGCTCCTCGCCAACGAGACGCTCGACCGCCGCAACGCCGACACCGTGTTCGCCCTCGACGACTTCGAGGACGAGCTGTAG
- the eno gene encoding phosphopyruvate hydratase produces the protein MTRVTSISLRRVLDSRGNPTVEADVLTESGGFGRGAAPSGASTGEYEAIELPASESIAKAREHAVSRVEGVYAGDQRAVDNALRAADGTDDFSSIGANSAVAISMAAAKAAADVLGAPLYQHLGGAFRGENFPIPLGNVVGGGEHAKEATRIQEFLAAPVGAPSVSEAVFANAAVHAAVGDVLDERGVPAAKGDEGAWAPPISDADAFEVVDEAVDRVEAEVGFEIRFGLDVAAAELYDDDREAYVYGDETKSADEQIEYVAGLVDEYDLAYVEDPLDENDYEAFAELTDRVGDRTLVCGDDLFVTNVERLEDGIDAGAANSILIKPNQIGTLSDAFDAVELAARNGYETVISHRSGETEDTTIAHLAVATDAGYIKTGTVGGERTAKLNELVRIADDAV, from the coding sequence ATGACACGAGTCACCAGCATTTCGCTGCGTCGCGTGCTCGACTCGCGCGGAAACCCGACGGTCGAAGCCGACGTGCTCACCGAGTCCGGCGGCTTCGGACGCGGCGCGGCCCCCAGCGGGGCTTCGACGGGCGAGTACGAGGCGATCGAACTGCCCGCGAGCGAGTCGATAGCGAAGGCCCGCGAACACGCGGTCTCGCGCGTCGAAGGCGTCTACGCGGGCGACCAGCGCGCGGTCGACAACGCCCTGCGCGCCGCCGACGGGACCGACGACTTCTCGTCGATCGGCGCCAACAGCGCCGTCGCGATCTCGATGGCGGCCGCGAAGGCCGCCGCCGACGTGCTCGGCGCGCCGCTGTACCAGCACCTCGGCGGCGCGTTCCGCGGCGAGAACTTCCCGATTCCGCTCGGCAACGTCGTCGGCGGCGGGGAACACGCCAAGGAGGCGACCCGCATTCAGGAGTTCCTCGCGGCGCCGGTTGGCGCGCCGAGCGTCTCGGAGGCCGTCTTCGCGAACGCCGCGGTCCACGCGGCGGTCGGGGACGTGCTCGACGAGCGCGGCGTCCCCGCGGCGAAGGGCGACGAGGGAGCGTGGGCGCCGCCGATATCGGACGCGGACGCGTTCGAGGTCGTCGACGAGGCGGTCGACCGCGTCGAGGCGGAAGTCGGATTCGAGATCCGCTTCGGACTCGACGTGGCGGCCGCGGAGCTGTACGACGACGACCGAGAGGCGTACGTCTACGGCGACGAGACGAAGTCGGCCGACGAACAGATCGAGTACGTCGCCGGTCTCGTCGACGAGTACGACCTCGCGTACGTCGAGGACCCGCTCGACGAGAACGACTACGAGGCGTTCGCGGAGCTGACCGACCGGGTCGGTGACCGGACGCTGGTCTGTGGCGACGACCTGTTCGTCACCAACGTCGAGCGGCTCGAAGACGGGATCGACGCCGGCGCGGCCAACAGCATCCTGATCAAGCCGAACCAGATCGGGACCCTGTCGGACGCGTTCGACGCGGTCGAGCTCGCCGCCCGCAACGGCTACGAGACGGTCATCTCTCATCGCTCGGGCGAGACGGAAGACACCACCATCGCACACCTCGCCGTGGCGACCGACGCCGGCTACATCAAGACCGGCACGGTCGGCGGCGAGCGAACAGCCAAGCTGAACGAACTGGTCCGCATCGCGGACGACGCGGTATGA
- a CDS encoding DUF4870 domain-containing protein, with product MSTPATETVNGDTTLAALAHASALVASFLGPILFLILADDGDELVKRNAKNAINFQIIVFVGLMIAGVLSFVFIGLLLFPIIGLIDIVLALMATVKANDGQVYTYPFTPDII from the coding sequence ATGTCAACACCAGCAACCGAAACCGTCAACGGCGATACGACGCTCGCGGCGCTCGCCCACGCGTCGGCGCTCGTCGCCTCGTTCCTCGGACCGATCCTGTTTTTAATACTCGCGGACGACGGCGACGAACTCGTTAAACGGAACGCCAAGAACGCGATCAACTTCCAGATTATCGTGTTCGTCGGGCTCATGATCGCCGGAGTGCTGTCCTTCGTGTTCATCGGCCTGCTGCTGTTCCCGATCATCGGCCTGATCGACATCGTGCTCGCGCTGATGGCGACGGTGAAGGCCAACGACGGCCAAGTGTACACGTACCCGTTCACCCCGGACATTATCTGA
- a CDS encoding zinc-binding dehydrogenase, which produces MKAVQFGDHGDRDVIEYGEFPDPEPDRGEVLIDVKAGALNHLDIWTRRGMPGIDLEMPHIPGSDAAGVVETVGEDVTRFEPDDRVAVSAGVACGNCEFCRDGEESQCVSFHIIGEHVRGVHAEKAVVPEANLVPVPDGVDWEVAGSASLVFQTAWRMLHTRAEIEAGEKVLVLGASGGVGHAAVQIADHAGCEVFATASTEEKLSHAEDCGADHVIDYETNDFAAEINELTGKRGVDVVVDHVGEATYPDSLKSMAKGGRLVTCGATTGGNPGAGLNRIFWNQLSVLGSTMATPGEVDDVLELVWDGTFEPRVREVLPMSEAARAHEMIENREGFGKVVVKPDSEF; this is translated from the coding sequence ATGAAGGCCGTTCAGTTCGGTGACCACGGCGACCGCGACGTGATCGAGTACGGCGAGTTCCCCGACCCCGAGCCGGACCGCGGCGAGGTGCTGATCGACGTCAAGGCCGGCGCGCTGAACCACCTCGACATCTGGACGCGACGCGGGATGCCCGGCATCGACTTGGAGATGCCGCACATTCCCGGAAGCGACGCGGCTGGCGTCGTCGAGACCGTCGGCGAGGACGTGACGCGCTTCGAGCCGGACGACCGCGTCGCGGTGAGCGCCGGGGTCGCCTGCGGGAACTGCGAGTTCTGTCGCGACGGCGAGGAGTCGCAGTGCGTCTCCTTCCACATCATCGGCGAACACGTCCGCGGCGTCCACGCCGAGAAGGCGGTCGTCCCCGAGGCGAACCTCGTCCCGGTTCCGGACGGGGTCGACTGGGAGGTCGCCGGCTCCGCGTCGCTCGTGTTCCAGACCGCGTGGCGCATGCTCCACACGCGCGCCGAGATCGAGGCGGGAGAGAAGGTGCTCGTCCTCGGCGCCTCCGGCGGCGTCGGCCACGCGGCGGTCCAGATAGCCGACCACGCGGGCTGTGAGGTGTTCGCGACCGCCTCGACCGAAGAGAAGCTCTCCCACGCCGAGGACTGCGGCGCCGACCACGTGATCGACTACGAGACCAACGACTTCGCCGCCGAGATCAACGAACTCACCGGCAAGCGTGGCGTCGACGTCGTCGTCGACCACGTCGGCGAGGCCACCTACCCGGACTCGCTGAAGTCGATGGCGAAGGGCGGCCGCCTCGTCACCTGCGGCGCGACGACGGGGGGGAACCCCGGCGCCGGACTCAACCGCATCTTCTGGAACCAGCTGTCGGTGCTCGGCTCGACGATGGCGACGCCCGGCGAGGTCGACGATGTCTTGGAACTCGTCTGGGACGGCACCTTCGAACCCCGCGTCCGCGAGGTCCTCCCGATGAGCGAGGCCGCGCGCGCACACGAGATGATCGAGAACCGTGAGGGCTTTGGCAAAGTGGTGGTTAAACCGGACAGTGAGTTCTGA
- a CDS encoding Mrp/NBP35 family ATP-binding protein, which translates to MNESDVRERLAGVRDPDLGDDIVSLGLVNEIEVDTDGDGHGAGDDAAGTVRVSLALGAPFSPTESAIADDVREALADTGLDAELSASITDDLSADEQVLPGVQNVIAVASGKGGVGKSTVAVNLAAGLSELGARVGLFDADVYGPNVPRMVSAEQRPETDGETIVPPERFSVKLMSMDFLTGDDDPVIWRGPMVHKIITQLVEDVEWGELDYLVMDLPPGTGDTQLTILQTLPLTGAVIVTTPQDVALDDATKGLRMFGKHDTNVLGIAENMAGFRCPDCGGFHEIFGSGGGKALAQEHELPFLGGIPLDPAVRTGGDDGEPVVLEDGETADAFKVIVENVADNAGVVRRRGASEGR; encoded by the coding sequence ATGAACGAATCGGACGTGCGGGAGCGGCTCGCGGGCGTGCGCGACCCCGACCTCGGCGACGACATCGTCTCGCTCGGGCTCGTGAACGAGATCGAGGTCGACACCGACGGAGACGGACACGGCGCCGGTGACGACGCCGCCGGGACGGTCCGCGTGTCGCTCGCGCTCGGCGCCCCCTTCTCACCGACCGAGTCGGCCATCGCCGACGACGTACGGGAGGCGCTCGCGGACACCGGACTCGACGCGGAGCTCTCGGCGTCGATCACCGACGACCTCTCCGCGGACGAGCAGGTCCTCCCGGGCGTCCAGAACGTGATCGCGGTCGCCTCCGGGAAGGGCGGCGTCGGGAAGTCGACCGTCGCGGTCAACCTCGCCGCGGGACTCTCCGAGCTCGGCGCCCGAGTGGGGCTGTTCGACGCCGACGTGTACGGCCCGAACGTGCCGCGGATGGTGTCGGCCGAGCAACGTCCCGAGACCGACGGCGAGACGATCGTTCCGCCCGAGCGGTTCAGCGTGAAGCTGATGAGCATGGACTTCCTCACCGGCGATGACGACCCCGTTATCTGGCGCGGACCGATGGTCCACAAGATCATCACCCAGCTCGTCGAGGACGTCGAGTGGGGCGAACTCGACTACCTCGTGATGGACCTCCCGCCGGGGACCGGCGACACCCAGCTCACGATCCTCCAGACGCTGCCGCTGACCGGGGCCGTGATCGTCACGACGCCGCAGGATGTCGCGCTCGACGACGCGACGAAGGGGCTCCGCATGTTCGGCAAACACGACACGAACGTCCTCGGCATCGCGGAGAACATGGCCGGCTTCCGCTGTCCCGACTGCGGCGGGTTCCACGAGATATTCGGCTCCGGCGGCGGCAAGGCGCTCGCACAGGAACACGAGCTCCCGTTCCTCGGCGGGATCCCGCTCGACCCCGCCGTGCGCACCGGCGGCGACGACGGCGAACCCGTCGTCTTGGAGGACGGCGAGACCGCGGACGCGTTCAAGGTGATCGTGGAGAACGTCGCGGACAACGCCGGCGTCGTCCGGCGTCGCGGGGCGAGCGAGGGACGATGA
- a CDS encoding DNA-directed RNA polymerase subunit K, whose product MSEQRYNRYEKARILGARALQVSYGAPVLIETDQTEPILVAAEEYDAGVLPFTVRRDSN is encoded by the coding sequence ATGTCAGAACAGAGATACAATCGATACGAGAAGGCGCGAATCCTCGGCGCTCGCGCGCTACAGGTGTCCTACGGGGCACCCGTGCTGATCGAGACGGATCAGACGGAGCCGATCCTCGTCGCCGCGGAGGAGTACGACGCGGGTGTGCTCCCCTTTACGGTGCGGAGGGATTCCAACTGA